Below is a window of Candidatus Eisenbacteria bacterium DNA.
CGAAGGAAGCTCGGAAGGGCCTCTCCTTCCCACGTAAGGGGTCAGGGATGAATCGAACGTCACGCCGCGCCGCCACCCAGGTCGGAATCGCGGGCCTCCTCGCGCTCGTGCTCCTCTTCGTCGGGATCGCCTGGCTGAAGGAGTACCGGGTGGGGAAGAAGAAGACGTACTATACGGCCCGGTTCGAGGAGGTCGGGAACCTCGCGGAAGGCGACCCCGTCTCCGTGCGCGGCGTCCGGAAGGGCGCGGTCACGAAGATCACCCTCGAGGACCAGGCCGTGCGCGTGGAGTTCGAGGTCGACAAGTCGGTCGCGCTCCATCCGGACGCGCAGCTCCGCGTCGCGAACATCGGGTTCATGGGAGAGAAGTTCCTCGCGCTCGAGCCGGGCTCGGCGCCTGGGCGCTTCGACCGATCGAAGACGATCCCGGGACGCTTCCAGTCGGGCGTTCCGGAGGTGATCTCGGGAGCCGGAGATCTCCTGGTCGAGACGACGGAGCTCTCGTCGCGGCTCAACCTCATGCTCGACGCGATCGACCCGGCGACCGTGGAGCGCGCGTCGCGGAACTTCGAGAAGGCGACCGAGGGGCTCAGCCACACGCTGGATCAGAACCGCGCGGATCTGCGCGAGGCGATCGTGGACTTCAAGGTCGCCGCGAAGGAGCTCCGCACGATCGCGTCCAGCAACTCGGGCCAGGTCTCGTCCTCGATCAAGGACTTCGGGGACGCCTCGCGGAAGCTCGGGCACCTCTCCGACCAGCTCTCCTCGACCGCGGTCGCGCTGGACCGCGTGGTCACGCGGCTCGACAAGGGAGAGGGAGCGCTCGGGAAGGCGATCGCCGATTCCACGCTCTACGTCGAGCTCAAGGAAACGCTCCGGAACACGAACCAGCTCGTGAAGGACATCCAGAAGAATCCGAAGAAGTACATCAACCTCAGCGTCTTCTGAGGAACCGGATGCCACGAAAGCAGCCCTCCCGCGCCGCGCGCGAGGAGCGGACGATCTTCCTGTGCGCGGACTGCGGCAACGAGAGTCCGAAGTGGTTCGGCAAGTGCCCGCACTGCGGCGCGTGGAACAGCGCGCGCGAGGGGCCGGGCGCCAGGCGCGAAGTGTCGGGCGGACGGAGCGCGCGCGCGGGCTCGCGCGGCGGGTACGCGGGCACGGCCGGCGGAGCGATGGCCGCGCCGGTCTTGATCGAGCAGATCGAGACGGGGGCGGAGGACCGCTGGCCCTCCGGGATCGGCGAGCTGGACCGCGTGCTCGGAGGCGGGCTCGTCCCGGGGTCGCTCGTCCTCATCGGAGGCGATCCGGGGATCGGGAAGTCCACCCTCGCGCTCCAGCTCGCGGCGGCGCTCGCGCGGGAAGGCCGCACCGTCCTCTACGTCACCGGCGAGGAATCGCCGCGCCAGGCGCGGATGCGCGCGGAGCGGATCGCGCTCCGGGACGCGTCGCAGCGACTCTGGATCCACTCCGAGGTCGACCTCGAGGCGATCGCCGCCGAGGTCGAGAAGCTCCAGCCGTCGCTCCTCGTCGTCGACTCCATCCAGACCCTGCTCCTCGGCGGCATCGACGCGGCGCCCGGGAGCGTGTCCCAGGTGCGCGAGTGCGGGCTCTTCCTCCTGCGCCTCGCCAAGGATCGCGGGCTCCCGGTGCTCCTGATCGGCCACGTCACGAAGGACGGATCCGTCGCCGGCCCGCGCACGCTCGAGCACATGGTGGACGCGGTGCTCTACCTGGAAGGAGAGCGCCACCACGAGTACCGGATCCTGAGCGCGGCGAAGAACCGCTTCGGCTCCACGCACGAGATCGGAGTCTTCGAGATGCGCGGCGACGGACTGGCGCAGGTGGAGAATCCCTCGGAGCGGCTCCTTCAAGACCGCGGCGAGTCGGTTCCGGGATCCGCGGTGGTGGCGGCGATCGAGGGCTCGCGTCCGCTCCTCGTGGAGGTGCAGGCCCTGGTCGCGCCCACGCACTTCGCCAATCCGCAGCGCGTCGCGCAGGGGATCGACCCGCGCCGGCTCTCGGTCGTGGGCGCCGTGCTCGAGAAGCGCGCGGGGCTCTCGCTCGCGGGCGCGGACGTGTTCGTGAACGTCGCGGGCGGGATCCGGCTCGAGGAGCCCGCGGCCGACCTCGGCCTGGCGCTCGCGCTCGCGTCGAGCTTCCGCGACCGGCCGCTCCGTCCGGACCTCGTCGCCGTCGGAGAGATCGGGCTCGGCGGAGAGCTGCGCCCCGTGCCCCAGCTCGAGCGAAGGCTCGCCGAGGCGCGACGCCTCGGATTCCGCGCCGCCGTCGTTCCGAAGCGCTCGGCTCCCGAAGGGGATCGCGGCGTGATCGCCGCGGCCACGCTGCTCGAGGCGATCGAGCGCGTGATGGGTTCGCCGGGAGCCTGATCCGCGCGTGAACCGGGACGCACCCGAGCCCGCGCGCGAGGAGCTCGCCGTCGTCCTCGCGGGCGCCGGCGAAGGCGTCCGGATGGGCGGACGGCCCAAGCTGCTGCTCGAGATCGACGGGCGGACGCTCCTGGGGCGAGTCGTGTCCACGTTCGTCGCGCATCCGGCCGTGGGGGAGATCGTCGCGGCGGTTCCCGCCGGATCCGGGGAGCTCGCGTCCCGTGCCCGGGCCATCCTCGAGACCGTCGCCCGCGAGCGTGGTGTTCGTGTGTCCGTGATCCCGGGCGGCGCCACGCGCCAGCGTTCGGTCGCGGCCGCCCTCCGCGCCCTCACGCGGGACCTTCCCTTCATCGCGGTCCACGACGTGGCGCGGGCGCTCGTCCAGCGCGACCTCGTCACCCGGGTGCTCGACGCGGCGCGCCGTAGCGGCGCGGCCATCCCGGTGCTCCCGATTCGCGACACGATCAAGGAGGTGGAGGGGGACCGCGTCACCCGCACGGTGCCGCGCGAAGGACTCGCGGGGGCCCAGACGCCTCAGATCTTCACGCGTGATATCATGCTCCGCGCGATCGCCGCGGCCGAGGCGGCCGGATTCGAGGCCACCGACGACGCGGCCCTCGTGGAGGAGACCGGAACCGGCGTCGTGACCGCGGTGCCCGGGGACCCGACGAACCTCAAGCTCACCGAGCCTTCCGACGTGACGCTCTTCGAAGCCCTGGTCCGGAGCCTGGATCACGCATGACGAAGGACATCGCTCCTCCCGGGACGAGGCTTCGCGTCGGTGTCGGGTACGACGCGCACCGTCTCGCGCGCGGTCTTCCGCTCACGCTGGGCGGCGTCGCGATCGCGCACGACCGCGGCCCCAGCGCGCACTCCGACGGGGACGTGCTCGCGCACGCGATCGGGGACGCGCTCCTCGGCGCCGTCGGGCTCGGAGATCTCGGCGAGCACTTTCCGAATCGCGATGCGAGGTGGCGAGGGGCGTCGAGCCTCCTTCTGCTCGAGAGGATCCGCGAGATGCTCGACGCGCGCGGAGACCGCATCGTGAACGTGGACGCGACGCTGATCGCGGAAGCGCCGCGCATCCGGCCGCACGTCGCGAAGATGAGGGACGCGCTCGGCCGCGCGCTCCGGATCGAGCCGGAGCGGGTCTCGGTCAAGGCGACGACGAACGAAGGACTCGGGGCCCTCGGCCGCGAGGAGGGGATCGCGGCCCACGCGGTCGCGCTCGTGGAGGCGGGAGGCTCGTGAAGGCGGGAGGCTCATGAAGATCGTCGTGCTCTTGGGTGGGAACACGTCCGAGCGGGAGGTCTCGCTCCGGACCGGGGCCGGGGTGGCGCGCGCGCTCGAGACCCTCGGCCACGAGGTCGCGCTCCTCGACACCGGCACGGGCCGGTTCCTGAAGGACGCCGATCACGCGATGAAGCTCGGCACCGGAGGCCCCGCGCCGCTCCATTCGGGGCAGTCGCTCGCGACGTCTTCCTCGGGCGAGAGCCTCGACGTGTACGTCCGCTCGATTCCGCGCACCGCGGACCTCGTCTTCATCGCGCTCCACGGCGGCGCCGGCGAGAACGGCACGCTGCAGGCGCTTCTCGACCTCGCCGGCATTCCCTACACGGGGTCGGGCGTCCTTTCTTCCGCGCTCGCGATGGACAAGGTGATGTCGAAGCGCATCTTCAAGGTCGAGGGGATCCCGACGCCCGAGTGGGTGGAGCGCTGGGCGCCCGAGGAGCCGACCGCGCCGTGGAATCCGGACCTCACGGCGGCGGAGCTGAGCTCGATCGGCGGCTATCCCGTGATCGTGAAGCCGAACGAGGAGGGATCGAGCGTCGGGATCTCGGTGGCGCGGAACGCCGCGGAGCTCAGGGCCGGAATCGAGGAGGCGCGCCGCTACGGACGCTACGTTCTCGTCGAGCGCTTCGTCGAAGGTCGCGAGCTGACGGTGGGCGTGATCGACCAGCGCGCGCTCCCGGTCGTCGAGATCATCCCGCACGAGGGCTGGTACGACTACGAGCACAAGTACACGTCGGGGGCGAGCCGGTACGAGGTGCCCGCGGCGCTCCCGCCCGAGATGAGCGAGACGCTCTTCGCGCTCTCCTTGCGCGCGTGCCGCGCGCTCCGCACGAAGGGCGTCGCGCGCGTCGATTTCCGGCTCGGCGCGGACGGGGTGCCCCAGTGCCTCGAGGTGAACACGGTGCCGGGCCTGACCGAGCTCTCGCTCGTGCCCAAGGCCGCCGGAGCCGCGGGCATGAGCTATCCGGATCTGATCCGCGCGATCGTGGAATCCTCGCCGGTGAGGGCCGCGCGCTGATGCTCCCGCCCGAGACCTTCACCGTGACGACGCTCCTCCGTCTCGGCCTCATCGTCCTGGCCACCCTCCTCATGCTCCGGATCGCCTCGATCCTCATCCGAAAGGTCGAGACGGCGATCCGGAACGAGTCGCGGGCGCATTCCGGAGCCCGCGAGAAGAGAGCCGCCACCATCGGGGCCGTGCTGCGGGGCGTGACCCGGGGTGTCATCCTCGTGATCGGCGGTCTGATGGTCGCTCGTGCCGCGGGGCTCGACATCACGCCCGCGCTCGCCGCGGCCGGGGGCTTCGGCGTGGCGGCCGGACTCGGCGCGCAGAGTCTCGTGCGCGACTGGGTCGCGGGATTCTTCATCATTCACGAGAACCAGTTCGACGTCGGGGACGTGATCCGGGCGGCGGGCGTCTCGGGAACGGTGGAGATGCTCTCGCTCCGTCACACGGAGCTCCGCGACGGGGAAGGGTTCATCCACTTCGTCCCGAACGGCGAGATCAAGGTGGTCACGAACCTCACGAAGAGCTGGTCCACGCCGATGGTGCGCGTGCCCGTGAGCGTGACCGAGGATCCCGACCGTGTGATCGGGATCGTCGAGGCGCTGCTTCCCGAGTTCCAGCAGGACCCGGTGATCCGCCCGCTCCTGCTCGACGGGCCGAGGCTCCTCGGGATCGAGGACGTCGCTCCCGGCTACTACACGCTCCTGCTGCAGGCGAAGACGATCCCCGAACAGCGGCTCGTCGTGTCCCGCGCGCTCCGGCGCCGCGTGGTCCATCGGCTCCGGGAGGAAGGGATCTGGCTCGCGGCGGGCGCGGAGCCCCCGGCCCCGGCCGTCCCGGCGCTCGATCCGACCGCGCCGCTCCAGGCGACCGCGGCTCCGTCCGCGTCCACGGCCTCGAGCGCGGCCAACCCGTTCGGGGATTCGCGGTGAGCCTCC
It encodes the following:
- a CDS encoding MlaD family protein; this encodes MNRTSRRAATQVGIAGLLALVLLFVGIAWLKEYRVGKKKTYYTARFEEVGNLAEGDPVSVRGVRKGAVTKITLEDQAVRVEFEVDKSVALHPDAQLRVANIGFMGEKFLALEPGSAPGRFDRSKTIPGRFQSGVPEVISGAGDLLVETTELSSRLNLMLDAIDPATVERASRNFEKATEGLSHTLDQNRADLREAIVDFKVAAKELRTIASSNSGQVSSSIKDFGDASRKLGHLSDQLSSTAVALDRVVTRLDKGEGALGKAIADSTLYVELKETLRNTNQLVKDIQKNPKKYINLSVF
- the radA gene encoding DNA repair protein RadA, producing the protein MPRKQPSRAAREERTIFLCADCGNESPKWFGKCPHCGAWNSAREGPGARREVSGGRSARAGSRGGYAGTAGGAMAAPVLIEQIETGAEDRWPSGIGELDRVLGGGLVPGSLVLIGGDPGIGKSTLALQLAAALAREGRTVLYVTGEESPRQARMRAERIALRDASQRLWIHSEVDLEAIAAEVEKLQPSLLVVDSIQTLLLGGIDAAPGSVSQVRECGLFLLRLAKDRGLPVLLIGHVTKDGSVAGPRTLEHMVDAVLYLEGERHHEYRILSAAKNRFGSTHEIGVFEMRGDGLAQVENPSERLLQDRGESVPGSAVVAAIEGSRPLLVEVQALVAPTHFANPQRVAQGIDPRRLSVVGAVLEKRAGLSLAGADVFVNVAGGIRLEEPAADLGLALALASSFRDRPLRPDLVAVGEIGLGGELRPVPQLERRLAEARRLGFRAAVVPKRSAPEGDRGVIAAATLLEAIERVMGSPGA
- the ispD gene encoding 2-C-methyl-D-erythritol 4-phosphate cytidylyltransferase, with amino-acid sequence MNRDAPEPAREELAVVLAGAGEGVRMGGRPKLLLEIDGRTLLGRVVSTFVAHPAVGEIVAAVPAGSGELASRARAILETVARERGVRVSVIPGGATRQRSVAAALRALTRDLPFIAVHDVARALVQRDLVTRVLDAARRSGAAIPVLPIRDTIKEVEGDRVTRTVPREGLAGAQTPQIFTRDIMLRAIAAAEAAGFEATDDAALVEETGTGVVTAVPGDPTNLKLTEPSDVTLFEALVRSLDHA
- the ispF gene encoding 2-C-methyl-D-erythritol 2,4-cyclodiphosphate synthase; the protein is MTKDIAPPGTRLRVGVGYDAHRLARGLPLTLGGVAIAHDRGPSAHSDGDVLAHAIGDALLGAVGLGDLGEHFPNRDARWRGASSLLLLERIREMLDARGDRIVNVDATLIAEAPRIRPHVAKMRDALGRALRIEPERVSVKATTNEGLGALGREEGIAAHAVALVEAGGS
- a CDS encoding D-alanine--D-alanine ligase, whose amino-acid sequence is MKIVVLLGGNTSEREVSLRTGAGVARALETLGHEVALLDTGTGRFLKDADHAMKLGTGGPAPLHSGQSLATSSSGESLDVYVRSIPRTADLVFIALHGGAGENGTLQALLDLAGIPYTGSGVLSSALAMDKVMSKRIFKVEGIPTPEWVERWAPEEPTAPWNPDLTAAELSSIGGYPVIVKPNEEGSSVGISVARNAAELRAGIEEARRYGRYVLVERFVEGRELTVGVIDQRALPVVEIIPHEGWYDYEHKYTSGASRYEVPAALPPEMSETLFALSLRACRALRTKGVARVDFRLGADGVPQCLEVNTVPGLTELSLVPKAAGAAGMSYPDLIRAIVESSPVRAAR
- a CDS encoding mechanosensitive ion channel family protein — translated: MLPPETFTVTTLLRLGLIVLATLLMLRIASILIRKVETAIRNESRAHSGAREKRAATIGAVLRGVTRGVILVIGGLMVARAAGLDITPALAAAGGFGVAAGLGAQSLVRDWVAGFFIIHENQFDVGDVIRAAGVSGTVEMLSLRHTELRDGEGFIHFVPNGEIKVVTNLTKSWSTPMVRVPVSVTEDPDRVIGIVEALLPEFQQDPVIRPLLLDGPRLLGIEDVAPGYYTLLLQAKTIPEQRLVVSRALRRRVVHRLREEGIWLAAGAEPPAPAVPALDPTAPLQATAAPSASTASSAANPFGDSR